The following nucleotide sequence is from Gallaecimonas pentaromativorans.
CGCCGACGATTTTGCCATGGACACCAACCTGATGGACTGGATGGCCCAGTGGCAGCAGGAAGGGGACGACGAGCAGACCCTGCGCGCCGCCCTTGGCCGCATGCTGTTTGGCCAGAGCGATATCAAGAAGAAGGTCAAGGTGCTGTCCGGTGGTGAGCAGGGCCGCATGCTCATCGGCAAGCTGATGATGCACAAGCCCAACATCCTGTTGATGGACGAGCCCACCAACCACATGGACATGGAGTCCATCGAGGCGCTCAACCTGGCCCTGGAGCACTACAAGGGCACCTTGCTGTTCGTGTCCCACGACCGCCAGTTTGTCAGCTCCCTGGCCACCCGCATCATCGAGGTGACCCCCACCGGTATCAAAGACTACCTGGGCAGTTACGACGACTACCTCAAGGCCCAAGGCATCAACGAGATGCGATAAGCCAACAAAAACAGCGCCCAAGGGCGCTGTTCTTTTATCGACCTTTTGCTACAAATTTTTCCTTAAGGCAAATCGAAAGGCGGTCGTAATCTATATAGGTAAATCAACAACAATAGCTTGCCTTATGATGTCCCGTAACGTTGCCCTCCTTCCCCTGCTGCTTTCCTTTTTGGCAGGCTGCGCCAGCCATAACAACAGCCAAGCCGCTCCCCGCAACGACTATTTTGCCAGCCTTGAGCACTATCAGTTTGCCCTGGCATCGAGCCAACTAAGCCAAGCGGCAAAAAAAGGGGACCTCAAGGCCAAGCAATATCTCAAACAGTACGGTACCTGGCTCCGAGCCCAGGTTGCCATCGAGCAAGGCAGCGCCGATGCCCAGGCCAGCTACGCCCGGCAACTGGCCAACCCTAAAGGCGCCACTATGCCGAACTACCCGGCAGCCGCCCATTGGGCTGCCCTTGCCGCCAAGGCAGGTAACGCCCAGGGCCAGTATTGGCTGGCCCACTTTTATGAGACCGGCCAAGGCGTGGTACGAGACCCCGACCAAGCCTTTTACTGGTACCAGCAGGCCGCAGCCCAAGGGCTGGTCCTGGCCCAGCGTCATTTGGGAGCGCTGCTGGAAAGTGGCGAATTGCTGCGCCCCGACCTGCATCTGGCCGCCCACTGGTACCGCCAGGCAGCCGATCAGGGCGATAGCCAGGCCCAATATCAACTGGGCCACTTTTATCAGCAAGGCCGCGGTGTTGCCCAGGATCTGAGCGCCGCCAAATACTGGTATGAACTGGCCGCCAAACAGGGCCAACCCAAGGCTCAATATCAGTTGGGACTGCTGCTGCCCGCCAGCGACCCTAAAGCCCGCTACTGGCTGCAACAAGCCGCTCGTCAGGGCAATGTCCAGGCCATAGACCGGCTCTCCATCAGCGCCGTGCAATAAGCGCACAGGAAAAAACGCCGCTTAGCGGCGTTTTTTTATTGCTGTTGTTTTCTTCACCCCATGTGTATTAGTGTATCAATACACAATACAGGTGATGACATTGTTTAATCTCAACCCGCAATCCGGCATACCGATTTATCGCCAGCTTTATGAGCAGGTAAAGCGCCTTGTTACCGCAGGCCAGCTAAAACCAGGCGAAGCATTGCCGTCGGTCAGGGAACTGGCAGTGCGCCACAGCGTTAACCCCATGACCATTTCCAAGGCATACAACCTGCTGGAAGCGGATGGCGTGTTGGTACGTCACAGGGGAAAACCGATGACCGTAGCGACAGCGGTGGCTTGCAGCCCCGAAGAGCTGCTGCAACCGCTGTTGTCCCAATTTATCCAAAGTGCACGTCAGCTCCATTTGAGCGATGCGCA
It contains:
- a CDS encoding tetratricopeptide repeat protein, with translation MMSRNVALLPLLLSFLAGCASHNNSQAAPRNDYFASLEHYQFALASSQLSQAAKKGDLKAKQYLKQYGTWLRAQVAIEQGSADAQASYARQLANPKGATMPNYPAAAHWAALAAKAGNAQGQYWLAHFYETGQGVVRDPDQAFYWYQQAAAQGLVLAQRHLGALLESGELLRPDLHLAAHWYRQAADQGDSQAQYQLGHFYQQGRGVAQDLSAAKYWYELAAKQGQPKAQYQLGLLLPASDPKARYWLQQAARQGNVQAIDRLSISAVQ
- a CDS encoding GntR family transcriptional regulator, producing the protein MTLFNLNPQSGIPIYRQLYEQVKRLVTAGQLKPGEALPSVRELAVRHSVNPMTISKAYNLLEADGVLVRHRGKPMTVATAVACSPEELLQPLLSQFIQSARQLHLSDAQVIDIVNKGLKKQHD